In one Dermatophagoides farinae isolate YC_2012a chromosome 4, ASM2471394v1, whole genome shotgun sequence genomic region, the following are encoded:
- the LOC124491165 gene encoding LOW QUALITY PROTEIN: uncharacterized protein LOC124491165 (The sequence of the model RefSeq protein was modified relative to this genomic sequence to represent the inferred CDS: deleted 2 bases in 2 codons) has protein sequence MITTITTTTTTTTTNALETSYQKPVIETSNYEEEPIWKEEPEYQPEIIKEEKPSYTPKEVIVSKGSGSGYGSGGGGGGSSKSAAIREEPIWQEEQPSYSPKEVVVSRGSSSGYGASGKSAAIWNEQPKQEVWKEDYHQQPKVITKIVKEPVVITKVVKEPVVVTKVVKQPIVKVIRVVEKVPVYKQPVYHKVWVKKNLWRHGGGYNHGGGGYNRQWRRRRSISRNVDNHPIQKRKSKWREYKKQIKQAKYGAKQEKREKWRQFKKGDFGGGYEQPKHHGYEQPKHHGYEQPKHHGYEQPKHHGYEQPKHHGYEQPKHHGYEQPKHHGYEQPEHHHQSYGYGHRARRSYNDVNYYDDDDQYINDQYQSSWTKEQKYYDEEPKIVQKEEKIVQKEPEITKIYDNDEEISKLPIGQPELTPEIKDYNANQQVSIIKDENVYQSPVDEHKNGYNEPQSQQEEKIIEQTVKQEEKYVPEEEYTSKVIESKPEIIKQPDQESYQEEEKKIIEYEPKEESIKPVIVTEKKIIQTKKTTKIITTPVCNSIMDNILEHLQPEFMQHMSSYVINNVEPIRLGRWGRVQLHDGHFNHMGPICRGNDFRSTTLGNDKYMIEGTIQVPEPKCEFEADAGMYNRLRFRNQCIRLAAKDATFHVAMFLDKKRNTVHVAELEPLELNDFHMEDERGQTAKNGGMRWPFKRISQWQLEPHRQQFMQMLTHELCDKFREMIHRPEVAKEIIEYV, from the exons GCTATCAAAAACCAGTGATCGAAACAAGTAATTATGAAGAAGAACCAATATGGAAAGAGGAACCAGAATATCAACCGGAAATTattaaagaagaaaaaccaaGTTATACACCAAAAGAGGTGATTGTTAGCAAAGGTAGCGGTAGTGGATACGGtagcggtggtggtggtggtggatcgAGCAAAAGTGCTGCCATACGTGAAGAACCAATTTGGCAAGAAGAACAACCAAGTTATTCACCAAAAGAAGTTGTTGTAAGTCGTGGATCCAGTAGTGGATATGGTGCTTCGGGCAAAAGCGCTGCCATTTGGAAtgaacaaccaaaacaaGAAGTATGGAAagaagattatcatcaacaaccaaaaGTGATAACAAAAATAGTCAAAGAACCAGTAGTTATAACGAAAGTTGTGAAAGAACCGGTAGTAGTGACAAAAGTGGTTAAACAACCAATAGTTAAAGTGATTCGGGTTGTGGAAAAAGTACCCGTCTATAAACAACCTGTTTATCATAAAGTttgggtgaaaaaaaacttatggcg TCATGGCGGTGGATATAATCACGGTGGTGGCGGATATAACCGTCAATGGCGTAGACGTCGAAGTATATCGAGaaatgttgataatcatcCCATTCAAAAACGTAAATCTAAATGGcgtgaatataaaaaacaaattaaacaaGCTAAATATGGagcaaaacaagaaaaacgtGAAAAATGGCGTCAATTTAAAAAAGGTGACTTTGGTGGTGGATATGAACAGCCAAAACATCATGGTTATGAACAACCAAAACATCACGGGTATGAACAACCAAAACACCATGGTTATGAACAACCAAAACACCATGGTTATGAGCAGCCAAAACATCATGGTTATGAACAACCAAAACATCACGGGTATGAACAACCAAAACATCATGGTTATGAACAACcggaacatcatcatcaaagttaTGGCTATGGACATCGTGCTCGTCGTAGTTATAATGATGTTAattactatgatgatgatgatcaatatattaacgatcaatatcaatcatcatggaCTAAAGAACAAAAATACTATGATGAAGAACCAAAAATCGTAcaaaaagaagagaaaattGTACAAAAAGAACCggaaataacaaaaatctaTGATAACGATGAAGAAATATCAAAATTACCAATTGGACAACCAGAATTGACACCAGAAATTAAAGATTACAATGCAAATCAACAAGTTTCCATtataaaagatgaaaatgtttatcaATCACCAGTGGATGAACATAAAAATGGTTACAACGAACCACAATCACAACAAGAagagaaaattattgaacaaaccgtaaaacaagaagaaaaatatgtACCAGAAGAAGAATATACATCAAAAgttattgaatcaaaaccagaaataatcaaacaaccaGATCAAGAATCTTATCaagaagaggaaaaaaaaataattgaatatgaACCAAAAGAAGAATCAATTAAACCGGTAATAGTGACGGAAAAG aaaataattcaaacgaaaaaaacaacgaaaataatCACAACACCTGTATGTAACAGTATAATGGACAACATATTGGAACATTTACAACCAGAATTCATGCAACACATGTCCAGTTATGTGATAAATAATGTTGAACCAATACGTTTAGGACGTTGGGGTCGAGTACAATTACATGATGgacatttcaatcatatgGGCCCGATTTGTCGTGGTAATGATTTCCGGTCAACAACGTTGGGCAATGATAAATATATGATCGAAGGAACCATTCAAGTGCCGGAACCAAAATGTGAATTTGAAGCC GATGCAGGAATGTATAATCGTTTACGT TTCCGTAATCAATGTATACGATTGGCGGCCAAAGATGCAACGTTTCATGTGGCAATGtttttggataaaaaacGCAATACCGTTCATGTTGCCGAATTGGAACCACtggaattgaatgatttccATATGGAAGATGAACGTGGCCAAACCGCTAAAAATGGTGGCATGCGTTGGCCATTCAAACGCATTAGTCAATGGCAACTGGAACCACATCGACAGCAATTTATGCAAATGTTAACACATGAATTGTGTGATAAATTTCGTGAAATGATTCATCGTCCTGAAGTGGCCaaagaaattattgaatatgtTTAG